A segment of the Fusobacterium ulcerans genome:
CTATTTTTGGATTATTATATAAAGATACAAATTGGGTATCTTTCATAATTGTAGGATTAATATTATCAGTAGCTACTTATTTTATATTTAAATATTTTATACTGAAATTTAATATAAAGACACCAGGTAGAGAAGATGCTCCATCATTAGATAATACTTTAATAAAGGAAAAAAGATATAGTGAAATAGCAGATATAGTAATAGAAGGACTTGGAGGAAGAAGTAATATAGTTAATGTAGATAATTGCATTACAAGATTAAGAATAGATTTAGTAGATACAAAATTAGTAGATCAAAAAATATTAGAGAAATCAGGATATTCTGGATTATTTTTTCCACTGCCAAAACATATACATATTGTTTATGGACCATTAGTTGAATTTGTAAGAAATGCCATAGATGATAAATTAAAGAAATAATAAACTGAAAATAAGGAAGGTAAAACAGATGAAAAGAAAATCACATATTATAACTATAGCTGGAGCTGGAAGTGCTCGTGTACCTGCACTTTTGGGGAATTTAATAGAATATAAAGATAGATTTCCAGTAAGTAAAATAATTATGTATGATATAGACAATGAACGTATGGGACAAATGGAAGCTTATGACAGACTTGTATTAAAATGTTATTATCCAGAAGCAGAAATTGTATTTACAACAGATGCAGAGACTGCATATTCAAAAACAGATTTCATATTTTGCCAGATGCGTGTGGGTAAGGGAGAAATGCGTAGTAATGATGAAAAAATTCCATTAAAATATGGTCTTGTAGGTCAGGAAACATGTGGACCGGGAGGGTTTTCATATGGAATGCGTTCTTTACAGGGAATGAAAGAAATGGTGGAAAAGGTTCGTTCATATTCAAAAGAAACATGGATATTGAATTATACTAATCCAGCAGCTATAGTGGCTTTGGGGTTGGATCGTATGTTTCCTGAGGATAAAAGAATATTAAATTTATGTGATCAGCCATATTCATTATTAAAATCTTATGCCAAGATATTAGAAGTGGATCAGGAAGAGCTTGTACCTAAATATTTTGGACTTAATCATTTTGGGTGGTTTACTGATTTAAAAGATAAAGCTGGAAATGATCTTTTTGAAAAATTAAGAACATATTTAAGAGATCATGATTTTCAGCCGTTTAATGCAGAGCAAAGAGCAAAATCTTGGCTGGACACTTATGTGAGAGTAAATAAATATATGAAGTTTTTTGATGAATATATTCCAACTACATATATGCAGTATTATATGTTTGCTGATGAAATAGTAGAAGAATCTGATCCTGAATATACGAGGGCAGATGAAGCTAAAGATGGAAGAGAAAAAGAGGTGTTTGAAACTTGTAAATCGGCAGAAGGCAAAACTACTATGGAAGGTATCGAGATGCTGACAAATAGTGTATTTGGAAAATTGATGGTGGAAGTTGCAGAATCAATAGCATATGATTTAAATAATCCTTTTGTTGTAATGGTGAAAAATAATGGACTTATAACTAATTTTCCAGCAGAAGCGATAGTGGAAGTAGATGGAACAATAGGAAAAGATGGAGCTAAGGGAAATTATGTAGGAGAAATAAAACCATTCTATAAAGGGCTTATGGAAGGACAGTATGCTTATGAATTATTAACAGTTGAAGCTTTTATGGAAAAAAGTTATACGAAAGCTCTTCAGGCATTAACATTAAATAGGACAGTAATAAGTCCTGTAAAAGCAAAAATGGTGTTGGATGACTTAATGAGTGTGAGCAAAGATTTCTGGGTTTTAGAAAAGTAACATATAAATAAGCTGACTATAAAGTTAGAATGATTTCTACTTATAAGTCAGCTTTTTTTTCATATTTTAATTATTTTTCGTAGGCTTCTAATTTTCTTACAGCTTCCCAAATTATTTCTTTAGTAACAGGGAAAGCAGATACATTTAAATCAGGAACATCTACAGCTTTTTGAATTACTCCCTCCATTTCCTTTTCACTTGTATCAAGATTTTTATACGATACAGGAAGTCCAATACTCTTATAAAATGGCATTATTCTATTGATTTCATCAGTTTTTCCATCTACCATAAGCAGTACAAGAACTCCATAAGAAACTATCTCACCGTGCAAATGACTGACTTCAACATGATGTATAGTGGAGAATCCATAGCACAGTGCATGAGCAATAGAACTGTTGTAGTCATTTATTACATAGTTTGAAACGATTCCAGTTGTAACAATTATAGCAAGGATTGTTTCTTCTAATTCAGTAGATACTCTATCTGCTT
Coding sequences within it:
- a CDS encoding 6-phospho-alpha-glucosidase, with product MKRKSHIITIAGAGSARVPALLGNLIEYKDRFPVSKIIMYDIDNERMGQMEAYDRLVLKCYYPEAEIVFTTDAETAYSKTDFIFCQMRVGKGEMRSNDEKIPLKYGLVGQETCGPGGFSYGMRSLQGMKEMVEKVRSYSKETWILNYTNPAAIVALGLDRMFPEDKRILNLCDQPYSLLKSYAKILEVDQEELVPKYFGLNHFGWFTDLKDKAGNDLFEKLRTYLRDHDFQPFNAEQRAKSWLDTYVRVNKYMKFFDEYIPTTYMQYYMFADEIVEESDPEYTRADEAKDGREKEVFETCKSAEGKTTMEGIEMLTNSVFGKLMVEVAESIAYDLNNPFVVMVKNNGLITNFPAEAIVEVDGTIGKDGAKGNYVGEIKPFYKGLMEGQYAYELLTVEAFMEKSYTKALQALTLNRTVISPVKAKMVLDDLMSVSKDFWVLEK